Below is a window of Dehalogenimonas sp. THU2 DNA.
GTCAAGAGTGGAGGTATCGCCGATAGTGGCGCCGGTAGCCACCGCTTTGAGGAGCCGTCGCATGATCTTGCCGGAACGTGTCTTAGGCAGCAGGTTGACGAAGAAAATCTCTTCCGGAGTGGCCAGGGTGCCGATGGTAGCCCTCAGATGGCGGGTGAGCTCGTTCTTGATCTCCACCGAAGGCGTGGTGCCTTTGCGCAGGGTGACGAAGAGGATGATAGCCTCGCCCTTGACCTCATCCGGGCGGGAGCAGGCGGCGGCCTCGGCCACGGCTGAATGGCCGACAATGGCGCTCTCCAGCTCCGCGGTGGAGATTCGGTGGCCGGCCACCTTGATGACTTCATCAGCGCGGCCCAGGAGCCACAGGAAGTTATCCTGATCCTTCATGCAGTAGTCACCCGGCAGATAATATCCGGGGAAGCGCGACCAGTAGGTTTTTTCGTAGAGCTCCGGGTTGCGGTAGATATCCAGCAGCATACCCGGCCATGGTTTGCGGATGACGATAAAGCCGGTCTGGCCGTTGGGCAGTTCCTTGCCGTCGGCATCCAAAACGGCTACATCAACGCCGGGCATCGGTTTAGTGGCCGAACCGGGTTTGAGCGGATGCGCCTGGATACCGGGGGTCGGCGAGATCATGAAGCCGCCGGTCTCCGTCTGCCACCAGGTGTCAGAGATGGAAATGCGCTCATGACCGATGTTACGGTAATACCACAGCCAGGCTTCCGGATTGATCGGCTCGCCTACTGAACCCAGCATTTTCAGGCTGGATAGGTCGTGCTTGGCAGGCCATTCCTCGCCGTGGCGCATGAACATGCGGATAGCGGTAGGAGAGGTGTAAAAGGTAGTAACGCCGTATTTGGCGATGATCTGCCACCAGCGGTCGATACCCGGGTAATCCGGCGCGCCTTCGTACATCACCGAGGTCAGCCCTAATTCCAGCGGTGCGTACACCACGTAACTGTGGCCGGTAATCCAGCCGATGTCGGCGGTGCACCACCAAACGGTCTGCGCATCGGTTTTGAAGGCCCACTGCAGCGTCTTGGCTATCCACAGCGAGTAACCGCCAGTACCGTGGAGGATACCCTTGGGTTTACCGGTGCTGCCGGAAGTGTAGAGAACGAACAGCGGATCGTTGGCGTCCATCTCTTCCGGGGCGACGTACTCGTCGCATTCCGCCAGGATGTCGCTCAGCCAGACGTCACGCGCCGGGTCCATCTCAACATGGTGGCCGGTGTGCTTGACGACGATGATCTTCTCCACGCAGGGACACTTGGAAGCCGCCTCGACGGCGTTGTCTTTCAGGGGAAGGATCTTGCCGCGGCGGTGCATGCCGGTTGCGGTAACGATAACCTTAGCCTCGACATCTTCAACCCGGTCGGCCAGCGCCTGGCCGGAAAACGCCGAGAAAACAACGGTGAAGATCGCGCCGATACGCGCACAGGCCAGCATGAAAATGGGCAGAGCCGGGATCATCGGAAGATAAAGAGCCACCTTATCGCCCCGTTTGACACCCAGGCGCTTGAGCGCAGCGGCGTAGTTGTTGGTCAGGCGGTACAGTTCAGCGTAAGTGAGAACCTGGCTATCGCCCAGTTCGCCTTCCCAGTAAAAAGCGACTTTGTTCTTTACTTCTGTCTTCATGTGGCGATCCAGGCACTGGTAGGACAGGTTCAGCTTGCCGCCGACAAACCAGCGGGCATAAGGAGCTTTCCAGTCCAGCACCTTGTCCCAGGGTTTCATCCAGTCCAGACTCCTGGCCTGTTCCGCCCAGAAACCTTCTGGGTCTTCAATCGACCTCCGATGCATCTCGTCATACTCGCCGGAAGGCGAGTAATAACTGCCGGTGGGCAAATGGGCGACGCGGGTGTCTCCTTGTGTCATCGTTTTCATCCTTTCTTATATTACGGTTTCGATATTATCGGTTAATTACTCATGATGGTGCCTGGCCATACCGCAGCTCCGGAAAGGGTAAGAGAGGGCGGCGTATAAACACCGTCAGCCAGTGCTGAATCGTCGATATGATCACTCGACGCGATGCGGCAATGATCGCCTATGATAGATAAAATCACCGAACTGTCATCCCCGATGTTGACGCCCGGCCAGAGGAGGGACCCGCTGACGGACACACGGTTTCCAAGTTGGCACCCTGCGCCGATGACCGCCGGTCCGGTTACGATGGCATTGGCGCCGACACGGCAGTTTTCACCAAAAACGACATTGCCGCTTATCTCAGCGCTGGGATCTACTGATGTTCCTTCGCCCAGGTGGACGCCGGGGGACGGGGTTCCGGCGCAGTTGCAAACACCGTTCAACATATCGATATTGAGTTGGTAGTATTTTTCCCGGTTGCCCATATCAATCCAGTAGGCGCCCGTGGTATCGAAAGAATAAAAGGGTTGTTTGTCTTTCAGGAGCAGTTGGAAAGTCTCCCGTTCAATGCTCGTCAGGGTGTCGGGTTTGATAAAATCGAGCACTTCCGGCTCCAGCAGGTAGCAGCCGGCGTTAATCATGTTGGTGGTGATCTCATCCGGCTTCGGCTTCTCGATGAAGCGCCGGATGCGCCCGTCAGTCTCAGTTTCCACCAGCCCGAAAGCGGACGGATTATCCACCGGCGTCAGGGCGATGGTGGCTGTTGCCTTCTTCGACCGGTGCGAATGCAGCATCGCCGAAAAATCGATAGTGGAAAAAACATCGCCGTTCAAAACAAAAAAAGTCTCGTCAAGGTGGCGTTCGCAATTTTTGATGCCACCGGCGGTGCCCAGCGGCCGGGTCTCATCCACGTAGACAACCTTGATCCCCAAACCACTGCCGTCACCGAAGTAGCTCTCCATCTGAGCGGCCAGGTGACCGCGGGTCAGGATGATCTCATCTACCCCGTGATGCATCAACTGCCCGACCACGTGGGCCATGAAAGGCTTATTCAACACCGGCATCATGGCCTTGGGGGTATTGATGGTCAGCGGCCGCAACCGGGTACCCAGACCGCCTACCAGGATCAGCGCTTTCATCGAATGCCGATGTCCACCTTCCAAACGTAATATTGAAAAGGCATACCTTACCGGTGGGAACTCTTCTATCTTATAGGAACTAGTACCTTTAAATCAAGCGTTAGTACCGGAATATTCGATTACCGCCGCCCGCAGGAATCCTATCATCGAAGTTATCATCGATCCTTCAGGATTTTACATGCAGCCGCAGCAGCACGGGCGCGGTGGCTGAGGCGATTCTTTTCATCGGGCGCGATCTCCGCCATCGTTTTTCCCAACTCCGGGAGAGAAAAGACCGGGTCGTAACCGAAGCCGTTGCTTCCATGCGGTTCGAAGGCGATGCGTCCTTCTACGACGCCTTCGGCAAAGCGCAGACCGCCGTCCGGAACAGCGATGGCTATGACGCAACGGAAACGGGCGGTACGTTTTTCAACGGGCACTTCCCACAGGATTTTCAACAGCAGGGCGTTTCTTTCGGCGTCACCGGCCCCCTCACCGGCGTAGCGGGCGGAGAGCACACCCGGCGCGCCTCCCAAAGCGTCCACCTCCAGGCCTGAATCGTCGGCTAGGGTCAGCATACCGGAAGCCGCAGCCAGGGCTCGAGCCTTGAGTGCGGCGTTTTCGGCGAAGGTCGTTCCGGTCTCGGCGACTTCCAGTTCAATTCCCCTTTGCCCGGGGGTTACCAGTTCATAGCCGCAGGTGGAGAGGAGTTCGGTGTATTCCCGCAATTTACCGGGGTTATTGGTGGCCAGCAGCAATTGCGGTCGAGTCATCGCCAGTCACTTCGCTCAGGATATGTCATCGATGGCATGAACGGCGCACCTCCGGGACCTAGATATCGATCGCCCAAAAAAGAAGTGCCCCTTCCCTCCAGCGCAATCGCGATAAGAAAGGAAGGGGCAGACCTCGATTTTTGTTAGATAGGTTCGAAGCGCTCGGCCAACTTGCGGGAGACCTGCGGCATGGTGGTGTATTCCATCTCATCCAGCGGCAGGCGGTGGGGCTCAAAAGGTCCGTGCTCACGCATGATATAAGCCATGTCGTTGGCCATTTCGCGGGCTTTGTCGTAGGAGCGGTCGGCGAAGAAATCGCGCGGACCGACCAGGTGGCCGTCGGACAACTGGAAACCCTGGGCGATGACCCGCGGGGGGCCGTCGAAACGGGTCGGCAGGCTGTCGGCAACGCTCACGGGCATCAGCGGCCCATAATGAGACCCGCGCATCCAGCCTTCCACGAAGTAAGGCTTGGCGAACGGCTCAAGAACTTCGCCCACAGCGGGGAAAGCGCCCTGGCAGCGGACGATGCACACCGGGTCGTCCTTGCCGACATAGCGCCCGGCCAAAAAGGCCAGTTTCTGAGTGGAGGACGACGCGGCGATCTCGCCGCTCTTGGTATAGACCGCCTTGACCGGGTAACGGTTGGCGGCGCCGATGAAGACGAGGAGGTCGTAGATCTCTTCCGGCGTGGAGAAGGTGATCTTCTTGCTCTCTTTGACATCATGCACTTCGAATTTGAAGCCCATGTGCATGTTCTCGGCAATAACCAAGCCGATAGTGTTGAAGGGATCGGCGAACATCTTGTACAGCGGCATGTTCCAGGCGCCGGACGAGGTTTTGTCGGCCATGAAGATGACGATCGGTTCTGATGGCCGCTCCTCAAACTCCATCTCCGCCGCGCCGGGGCCCATGCCCTTGATATTGCCTGAGAAAGCGTCGGTCAAAAGGTCCTGCCCGGCGCCGTAGAGCTTCAATTTCTTGGCGACCTCGGTGCACGCCACGAAGGTATCCCAGGCCATCTCATGGATATCGGCGTCGTTCTCACCTTTCTGGTGGGTCATTATCAGTTGCAGGTCGTCGCCGCATTTGGTGACGTGATAATCGATCAAAAGGCCGCTTTCCTTGGCCTTAGCTAGTTTATTGTCTGCCTCGCAAAGGCAATCAGGATGGGAATCGGAATGGCCGACAAAGCCGCCGATATCGGCTTTGATGACGCTCAGGGTTACTTTCATGGGCTTTCCTCCGAGTTTATTTAATAGTCGATGCCCTTGCGGGCGCGGATGCCTTCGTTAAGAGGGTGCTTGATCATCAGGATCTCGGATACCAAGTCAGCCATCTGGACCAGCCGGGGGTCTGCGTTTCGGCCGGTGAGAATAAGCTCCACGCATTCCGGTTTCTGCTCGATCATATTGACCATTTTTTCAATGTCGA
It encodes the following:
- a CDS encoding NDP-sugar synthase, translated to MKALILVGGLGTRLRPLTINTPKAMMPVLNKPFMAHVVGQLMHHGVDEIILTRGHLAAQMESYFGDGSGLGIKVVYVDETRPLGTAGGIKNCERHLDETFFVLNGDVFSTIDFSAMLHSHRSKKATATIALTPVDNPSAFGLVETETDGRIRRFIEKPKPDEITTNMINAGCYLLEPEVLDFIKPDTLTSIERETFQLLLKDKQPFYSFDTTGAYWIDMGNREKYYQLNIDMLNGVCNCAGTPSPGVHLGEGTSVDPSAEISGNVVFGENCRVGANAIVTGPAVIGAGCQLGNRVSVSGSLLWPGVNIGDDSSVILSIIGDHCRIASSDHIDDSALADGVYTPPSLTLSGAAVWPGTIMSN
- the fbp gene encoding fructose-1,6-bisphosphate aldolase/phosphatase — encoded protein: MKVTLSVIKADIGGFVGHSDSHPDCLCEADNKLAKAKESGLLIDYHVTKCGDDLQLIMTHQKGENDADIHEMAWDTFVACTEVAKKLKLYGAGQDLLTDAFSGNIKGMGPGAAEMEFEERPSEPIVIFMADKTSSGAWNMPLYKMFADPFNTIGLVIAENMHMGFKFEVHDVKESKKITFSTPEEIYDLLVFIGAANRYPVKAVYTKSGEIAASSSTQKLAFLAGRYVGKDDPVCIVRCQGAFPAVGEVLEPFAKPYFVEGWMRGSHYGPLMPVSVADSLPTRFDGPPRVIAQGFQLSDGHLVGPRDFFADRSYDKAREMANDMAYIMREHGPFEPHRLPLDEMEYTTMPQVSRKLAERFEPI
- a CDS encoding XTP/dITP diphosphatase, which gives rise to MTRPQLLLATNNPGKLREYTELLSTCGYELVTPGQRGIELEVAETGTTFAENAALKARALAAASGMLTLADDSGLEVDALGGAPGVLSARYAGEGAGDAERNALLLKILWEVPVEKRTARFRCVIAIAVPDGGLRFAEGVVEGRIAFEPHGSNGFGYDPVFSLPELGKTMAEIAPDEKNRLSHRARAAAAACKILKDR
- the acs gene encoding acetate--CoA ligase encodes the protein MKTMTQGDTRVAHLPTGSYYSPSGEYDEMHRRSIEDPEGFWAEQARSLDWMKPWDKVLDWKAPYARWFVGGKLNLSYQCLDRHMKTEVKNKVAFYWEGELGDSQVLTYAELYRLTNNYAAALKRLGVKRGDKVALYLPMIPALPIFMLACARIGAIFTVVFSAFSGQALADRVEDVEAKVIVTATGMHRRGKILPLKDNAVEAASKCPCVEKIIVVKHTGHHVEMDPARDVWLSDILAECDEYVAPEEMDANDPLFVLYTSGSTGKPKGILHGTGGYSLWIAKTLQWAFKTDAQTVWWCTADIGWITGHSYVVYAPLELGLTSVMYEGAPDYPGIDRWWQIIAKYGVTTFYTSPTAIRMFMRHGEEWPAKHDLSSLKMLGSVGEPINPEAWLWYYRNIGHERISISDTWWQTETGGFMISPTPGIQAHPLKPGSATKPMPGVDVAVLDADGKELPNGQTGFIVIRKPWPGMLLDIYRNPELYEKTYWSRFPGYYLPGDYCMKDQDNFLWLLGRADEVIKVAGHRISTAELESAIVGHSAVAEAAACSRPDEVKGEAIILFVTLRKGTTPSVEIKNELTRHLRATIGTLATPEEIFFVNLLPKTRSGKIMRRLLKAVATGATIGDTSTLDDGASVDEAKAAFAELTDSAHHYKTSEKKPDIK